A part of Carettochelys insculpta isolate YL-2023 chromosome 1, ASM3395843v1, whole genome shotgun sequence genomic DNA contains:
- the LOC142017278 gene encoding ephrin type-B receptor 5 isoform X9: MDLNTALRSRRRSVGMGWLWLAFLFHLAASLEEILLDTTGETSEIGWTAHPPDGWDEVSVLDDKKHLIRTFEVCNVAEPGQNNWLRTHFTERRGAHRVHVRLRFSVRDCASMRTVASSCKETFTLYYHQAESDKATLPEWREGPWTKVDTIAADESFSQVDSTGKVVKMNVKVRSFGPLTQRGFYLAFQDSGACMSLVAVQVFFYKCPAVVRGFASFPETFAGGERTSLVEAMGTCVADAEEASTAGSSGVRLHCNGEGEWMVAIGRCTCRPGYQPGNDEGACKGFPLVK; the protein is encoded by the exons ATGGATCTTAACACTGCCTTAAGGTCAAGGAGAAGATCAGTGGGAATGGGTTGGCTGTGGCTGGCCTTCCTCTTTCACTTAGCTGCCTCGCTAGAAG aaatACTCCTAGATACAACGGGAGAGACCTCGGAAATTGGCTGGACAGCTCACCCTCCTGATGGG TGGGATGAAGTGAGTGTCCTGGACGACAAGAAGCACCTGATCCGAACCTTTGAGGTCTGCAATGTGGCTGAGCCAGGCCAAAATAATTGGCTGCGCACTCACTTCACAGAACGACGTGGTGCTCACCGAGTCCATGTCCGCCTCCGCTTCTCAGTGCGAGACTGTGCCAGCATGCGAACCGTGGCTTCTTCCTGCAAGGAGACCTTTACCCTCTATTACCATCAGGCAGAAAGTGACAAAGCTACCCTGCCTGAGTGGCGTGAAGGGCCTTGGACCAAGGTGGACACCATTGCAGCTGACGAAAGCTTCTCCCAGGTGGACAGCACTGGGAAGGTGGTGAAGATGAATGTGAAGGTGCGCAGCTTTGGGCCGCTCACCCAGCGTGGCTTTTATCTGGCCTTCCAGGACTCAGGAGCCTGCATGTCACTGGTGGCTGTCCAAGTCTTCTTCTACAAGTGCCCAGCTGTGGTGAGGGGTTTTGCCTCCTTCCCTGAGACCTTTGCAGGTGGGGAGAGGACCTCATTGGTGGAGGCTATGGGGACCTGTGTGGCAGATGCAGAAGAGGCAAGTACAGCCGGATCCTCTGGTGTTAGGCTGCACTGCAACGGGGAAGGCGAGTGGATGGTGGCCATTGGAAGGTGCACCTGCAGGCCTGGCTACCAACCTGGTAATGACGAAGGAGCCTGCAAAG GTTTTCCACTTGTAAAATGA